DNA sequence from the Cucumis melo cultivar AY chromosome 6, USDA_Cmelo_AY_1.0, whole genome shotgun sequence genome:
AGAAAGCTTGCTCCACGTTGATCGAGTCTTTTGCACTCGTCTCTAGAAAAGGGATTCCGAGCTCTTCTGCAAATGCCTACAATCCATCCATGACAAAGAAGCACGATAAATCAAAGTATTAAGTTATCTCATCTTCTATATTCTAGAGGACAGGTCAAGGAGAAGTAGTCATGAGAGAGAAAGGAATAAGACCTAAAACTATTGATACTTGACAGAGGTTATATTAAAACTTGAAGTTCAGAAATAAAAGTATAGTTGATTTACTTTGAAGGTCATCGAAAATAATAGGAACATTCAATCAAATGTGGCTGAATGAATTTGCAAAAAATTTGTAGACAATCACTTGCGATTATACAAGGAAGAATAAATTGTGGTACCAAAACACTAGCATATTAATAGGCAGGTCCTGCTGAAAACCTAAAAGTGGAAGCAAACTAAAAGAAAAGTTGAAGTTTTAAGACTAATGgcataattaaaataaaaaccatACCTTCGCTGTCTGCGTGTCAACAACCTTGTTCTCAACTAAATCACACTTATTTCCTACTAAAAGCTTGCATACACTATCATTAGCATATCTATCAATCTCATTCAGCCATTGCTTGATGTTGTTAAAGCTCTCCATTTCAGTAACATCATAAACAATCTGTTGCAATTCAAACAAAATATTAGTAACAATGGCGCAATTCTTTGATTGCAGTTAACTAATGAATCTGAACTAAAAAGAAAGAAGCAAAAAAACAATCCCCAACTCACTTTCTAGGCAAGCTATTTTAAGAAATCAGAATGCATCCTCCCAATTTACCATAGATATTGGCCCAAGGGGTTTTTCTCCAACACGACTAATACAAACTGATATTGGCTTAAGGGCTAATAGCACTAATAACAATAAGACCTTCAGAACAAAATCTTCCAGACAAGAGCCATAAAACTACATGCTAAGAACAAGGATGAGAGAGATATAAATTCAACATACAAATATTTTGATCCCTTAACTTGATAGGGAAGATTCTTACAATTATTCCATGTGCACCTCTGTAATAGCTACTTGTTATAGTCCTGAATCTCTCCTGACCAGCAGTGTCCcactaaaagaaataaaacaataGAATCAGTCCAAACTTCTGTGTGCCAAATTAGGTTTTGACAAGTCCTTGAAAAGATGAGGAATACAGCTTTAGTAAAAAAAGGAAGACAGAAGAATGAATTAGACAGTCAACACTAAATGTAAAGGTTACTACACATtcactttcatgtctccaacaaTTTGCACAGCAACATTATCCACCGTTTCCTGTTAGTCTTTTAATGATGACAACAGCTTTTATGTCAGATGGACTAGCATAGAAGATGGAATCAGGCATGTAAAATATGATTGAAGCTGAAAATACAGCATCATCACAACCTAAGTAAAGCATCTGATTCGTACCAAAATGATGGATGTTTTCTGAAATTTAATAGAAACCACACCATATTTTGGCCTTTCTGATACAAAAAGGCTTACTTTTTAGCCAGAGCACAAGAAAGTAACGGCAGGCTACATTATCATACATGCAGACATACGTTTATTTCCCCTATGAATAAGCTCTCCCAAGGCCATTTAAATGCTCAATCACGCAGCAAAAAGCCAAAAATATATGTCCAGTatgaataagaaagaaaattttataaaaacaagAAACTATGCAAGCCCACTCACAATCTGGAGCTTAATGGTCTTTCCATCCAGTTCCACAGTTCTGATTTtctggaaaaagaaaaagaaaaaacacagaAGATTACCCATAAGTAGTAAAATCCACAAGCAATGGCAATGGCACACAAAAGCTTTATATGTAAACGGTTTCAAGACTCACGAAATCAACTCCAATTGTACTTATATAGCTATCCACATAAGAATCATcctgaaagaaaaagaaaaaaagatagcTTTATGTTGTACTGATGAAGATAACCCCCTAAAAAACACTAGAGAAAGCCCTAAATCATCACCCATTTCCACAATCCGAGACATAAAGAGatgaaattaacaaaaaaaaaaaaaaaaggacggCAGAAATCAAAGGTTGTACCGCAAATCTGAGAAGAAGGCAAGATTTTCCGACGGAAGAGTCGCCGATTAGCAAGAGCTTGAACAAATAATCACTACAAAAGGGGGAAAACATAAAGAAGAAATAAGATATGGGAGGAGTTGGATTGAAGAAGGGAAATAGAggtaaaagaagaaatgaagaagagaaTTGAAGTATTAACATACTATTCGTTGCTCATGGCTTGAATCGAAATGGGAAAAAATGAATG
Encoded proteins:
- the LOC103493312 gene encoding ras-related protein RABD1 isoform X2, which codes for MSNEYDYLFKLLLIGDSSVGKSCLLLRFAKIRTVELDGKTIKLQIWDTAGQERFRTITSSYYRGAHGIIIVYDVTEMESFNNIKQWLNEIDRYANDSVCKLLVGNKCDLVENKVVDTQTAKAFAEELGIPFLETSAKDSINVEQAFLTMAAEIKKKMGSQPTSSKSSGNVQMKGQPIQQKSSCCS
- the LOC103493312 gene encoding ras-related protein RABD1 isoform X1, which translates into the protein MSNEYDYLFKLLLIGDSSVGKSCLLLRFADDSYVDSYISTIGVDFKIRTVELDGKTIKLQIWDTAGQERFRTITSSYYRGAHGIIIVYDVTEMESFNNIKQWLNEIDRYANDSVCKLLVGNKCDLVENKVVDTQTAKAFAEELGIPFLETSAKDSINVEQAFLTMAAEIKKKMGSQPTSSKSSGNVQMKGQPIQQKSSCCS